In one Stenotrophomonas maltophilia genomic region, the following are encoded:
- a CDS encoding efflux RND transporter periplasmic adaptor subunit: MTSPKTTPHRFGHRIAMVGVSILAAAVLAACSGGHAEEAGAPPPPQVSAAPVLVKQISQWDEFSGRIEAVQSVELRPRVSGYIDKVNYVEGQEVKKGDVLFTIDARSYQAEYDRAAAELARARTQATLARSESERAKRLAEQQAISTETAEQRRAAADQSGAAVQAAQAALDAARLNLEFTKVRAPIDGRAGRAMVTAGNLVTAGDSASVLTTLVSLDTVFVYFDADESTFLRYAQMARKGERPSERDSDLPVKVGLSGEEGYPHAGKVDFLDNQVARSTGTIRVRALLDNADRQFTPGLFARVQLLGSGQFQAMLIDDKAVLTDQDRKYVYVVDKDGKAQRRDIRLGRTAEGLRIVEQGLSAGDKVIIDGVQKVFMPGMPVQAKAVAMQPAAAAAPGRDATAALNH; this comes from the coding sequence TGGTCGGCGTGTCGATCCTCGCCGCGGCGGTGCTCGCTGCCTGCAGTGGCGGCCATGCCGAAGAAGCCGGTGCACCGCCCCCGCCGCAGGTCAGCGCAGCCCCGGTGCTGGTCAAGCAGATCAGCCAATGGGACGAGTTCAGCGGCCGCATCGAGGCGGTGCAGAGCGTTGAACTGCGTCCACGCGTGTCCGGCTACATCGACAAGGTCAACTACGTCGAAGGCCAGGAAGTGAAGAAGGGCGATGTGCTCTTCACCATCGACGCGCGCAGCTACCAGGCCGAGTACGATCGCGCCGCCGCTGAACTGGCCCGCGCCCGCACCCAGGCAACCCTGGCCCGCAGTGAATCGGAGCGGGCCAAGCGCCTGGCCGAGCAGCAGGCGATCTCCACCGAGACCGCCGAGCAGCGTCGCGCTGCGGCAGACCAGTCCGGCGCAGCCGTGCAGGCCGCGCAGGCGGCACTGGATGCTGCCCGGCTCAACCTGGAGTTCACCAAGGTGCGTGCGCCGATCGACGGCCGTGCCGGTCGCGCGATGGTCACCGCGGGCAACCTGGTCACCGCCGGCGACAGCGCCAGCGTGCTGACCACGCTGGTCTCGCTGGACACCGTGTTCGTCTACTTCGATGCCGACGAAAGCACTTTCCTGCGTTACGCGCAGATGGCACGCAAGGGCGAGCGCCCGAGCGAGCGCGACAGCGACCTGCCGGTGAAGGTTGGCCTGTCGGGTGAAGAAGGCTACCCGCACGCGGGCAAGGTCGACTTCCTCGACAACCAGGTTGCACGCAGCACCGGCACCATCCGCGTGCGTGCGCTGCTGGACAATGCCGACCGGCAGTTCACCCCGGGGCTGTTCGCCCGTGTGCAGCTGCTGGGCAGTGGCCAGTTCCAGGCGATGCTGATCGACGACAAGGCTGTGCTGACCGACCAGGACCGCAAGTACGTGTACGTGGTCGACAAGGATGGCAAGGCCCAGCGCCGCGACATCCGCCTTGGCCGCACGGCGGAAGGCCTGCGCATCGTCGAGCAGGGCCTGTCCGCAGGCGACAAGGTCATCATCGATGGCGTGCAGAAGGTCTTCATGCCGGGCATGCCGGTGCAGGCCAAGGCGGTGGCGATGCAGCCGGCTGCGGCCGCCGCACCAGGCCGTGATGCCACTGCTGCGCTGAACCACTGA
- a CDS encoding efflux RND transporter permease subunit, with amino-acid sequence MDFSRFFIDRPIFAAVLSIVIFAAGLITIPILPISEYPEVVPPSVVVRTVYPGANPKVIAETVATPLEEAINGVEGMMYLKSVAGSDGVLQMTVTFRPGTDPDAAAVKVQNRVAQAQARLPEDVRRQGVTTQKQSPTFLMVVHLTSPNGKYDTLYLRNYARLHVKDALARIPGVGDAQIFGGGDYAMRAWLDPDKVASRGLTASDVVRAMREQNVQVSAGQLGAEPLPNSQFLTLINAQGRLRSEQEFGDIVLKSGVDGEIVRLSDVARLELGAGDYTLRSQLDGKNAVGIGIFQSPGANALEIRDKVIATMDEMQKTMPADVKYEAVYDTTIFVRDSIKAVVSTLLEAIALVVLVVILFLQTWRASIIPLIAVPVSVVGTFAALYVLGFSINTLSLFGLVLAIGIVVDDAIVVVENVERNIEEGLSPTAAAHQAMREVSGPIVAIALVLCAVFVPMAFLSGVTGQFYKQFAVTIAISTVISAINSLTLSPALAARLLKAHGAPKDGPSRLIDRLFGWVFRPFNRFFKSSSEKYERGVARILGRRGAVFVVYAILLVGTGVIFKLVPPGFIPTQDKLYLIAGVKLPEGSSIARTDEMLRKVAKIAQETDGVAHTISFPGLNALQFTNTPNTGVAFIPLNPFNERHGRTAAEINAEINQKIAGLQEGFAFAMMPPPILGLGNGNGYQMFIEDRGNLGYGALQNAVQAMQGTVAQTPGMAFPISSYQANVPQLDAEVDRVKAKAQGVQLTELFDTLQTYLGSAYVNDFNQFGRTWQVIAQADGPFRESVEDIAKLRTRNDRGEMVPIGSMVTIKQTFGPDPVLRFNGYPAADLAGEADPRLLSSAEAMNKLTEIAGQVLPVGMATEWTDLSYQQATQGKAAFIVFPVAIMLAFLVLAALYESWSLPLAVILIVPMTLLSALFGVWLTGGDNNVFVQVGLVVLMGLACKNAILIVEFARELEMGGKGIVEAALEACRLRLRPIVMTSIAFIAGTVPLVLSHGAGAEVRSVTGITVFAGMLGVTLFGLFLTPVFYVALRKFVTRNGGGQLVQHGEPTIHH; translated from the coding sequence ATGGACTTTTCCCGTTTCTTCATCGACAGGCCGATCTTCGCGGCGGTACTGTCGATCGTGATCTTCGCCGCAGGCCTGATCACGATTCCGATCCTGCCGATCAGCGAGTACCCGGAAGTGGTGCCGCCGTCGGTGGTCGTGCGCACGGTCTATCCGGGCGCCAATCCCAAGGTCATCGCCGAAACCGTCGCCACGCCGCTTGAAGAGGCGATCAACGGCGTCGAGGGCATGATGTACCTCAAGTCGGTCGCCGGTTCCGACGGCGTGCTGCAGATGACCGTCACCTTCCGCCCGGGCACTGATCCGGACGCGGCGGCGGTGAAGGTGCAGAACCGTGTGGCGCAGGCGCAGGCACGCCTGCCCGAGGACGTACGCCGGCAGGGCGTGACCACGCAGAAGCAGTCGCCCACCTTCCTGATGGTCGTGCATCTGACGTCGCCCAATGGCAAGTACGACACCCTGTACCTGCGCAACTACGCCCGCCTGCACGTCAAGGACGCGCTGGCACGCATTCCCGGCGTGGGCGACGCGCAGATCTTCGGTGGTGGTGACTACGCCATGCGGGCATGGCTGGACCCGGACAAGGTTGCTTCGCGCGGCCTGACGGCCAGCGACGTGGTGCGTGCCATGCGTGAGCAGAACGTGCAGGTCTCTGCGGGTCAGCTCGGCGCCGAGCCGCTGCCGAACAGCCAGTTCCTGACCCTGATCAATGCCCAGGGCCGCCTGCGCAGCGAGCAGGAGTTCGGCGACATCGTGCTCAAGAGCGGTGTCGACGGCGAGATCGTGCGCCTGTCCGACGTTGCCCGCCTGGAACTGGGCGCTGGCGACTACACCCTGCGCTCGCAGCTCGACGGCAAGAATGCGGTGGGTATCGGCATCTTCCAGTCGCCCGGTGCGAATGCATTGGAGATCCGCGACAAGGTCATCGCCACGATGGACGAGATGCAGAAGACCATGCCCGCCGACGTGAAGTACGAAGCGGTGTATGACACCACCATCTTCGTGCGTGATTCGATCAAGGCGGTGGTCTCGACCCTGCTTGAAGCGATCGCCCTGGTGGTGCTGGTGGTGATCCTGTTCCTGCAGACCTGGCGCGCGTCGATCATTCCGCTGATCGCGGTTCCGGTGTCGGTGGTCGGTACCTTCGCAGCGCTGTACGTACTGGGCTTCTCGATCAACACGCTGAGCCTGTTCGGCCTGGTGCTGGCGATCGGCATCGTGGTCGACGACGCGATCGTGGTGGTGGAGAACGTTGAACGCAACATCGAAGAAGGTCTGTCGCCGACCGCAGCCGCCCACCAGGCCATGCGTGAGGTGTCCGGCCCGATCGTTGCGATCGCACTGGTGCTGTGCGCGGTGTTCGTGCCGATGGCGTTCCTGTCGGGCGTCACCGGTCAGTTCTACAAGCAGTTCGCTGTCACCATCGCCATTTCCACGGTGATCTCGGCGATCAACTCGCTGACCCTGTCGCCGGCCCTGGCCGCCCGCCTGCTGAAGGCCCATGGCGCTCCGAAGGATGGCCCGAGCCGTCTGATCGATCGCCTGTTCGGCTGGGTGTTCCGCCCGTTCAACCGCTTCTTCAAGTCCAGCTCGGAGAAGTACGAGCGCGGTGTGGCGCGCATCCTCGGCCGTCGCGGCGCCGTGTTCGTGGTCTATGCGATCCTGCTGGTCGGCACCGGTGTGATCTTCAAGCTGGTGCCGCCGGGCTTCATCCCGACCCAGGACAAGCTGTACCTGATCGCGGGCGTGAAGCTGCCGGAAGGTTCGTCGATCGCACGTACCGATGAAATGCTGCGCAAGGTCGCCAAGATCGCCCAGGAAACCGACGGCGTGGCGCATACCATTTCGTTCCCGGGCCTGAACGCGCTGCAGTTCACCAACACCCCGAACACCGGTGTGGCGTTCATTCCGCTCAATCCGTTCAACGAGCGTCATGGCCGGACCGCGGCGGAGATCAACGCCGAGATCAACCAGAAGATCGCAGGCCTGCAGGAGGGCTTCGCGTTCGCGATGATGCCGCCGCCGATCCTGGGCCTGGGCAACGGCAATGGCTACCAGATGTTCATCGAGGACCGCGGCAACCTGGGCTACGGCGCGCTGCAGAATGCCGTGCAGGCGATGCAGGGGACCGTTGCACAGACCCCGGGCATGGCCTTCCCGATCAGCAGCTACCAGGCCAACGTGCCGCAGCTGGATGCGGAAGTGGACCGTGTGAAAGCGAAGGCGCAGGGCGTGCAGCTGACCGAGCTGTTCGACACGCTGCAGACCTACCTGGGTTCGGCGTACGTCAACGACTTCAACCAGTTCGGCCGCACCTGGCAGGTGATCGCCCAGGCGGACGGCCCGTTCCGTGAGAGCGTCGAGGACATCGCCAAGCTGCGCACCCGCAACGACCGCGGCGAGATGGTGCCGATCGGTTCGATGGTGACCATCAAGCAGACGTTCGGCCCGGACCCGGTGCTGCGTTTCAACGGCTACCCGGCAGCGGACCTGGCCGGCGAGGCCGACCCGCGCCTGCTGTCCTCGGCGGAAGCGATGAACAAGCTGACCGAGATCGCCGGGCAGGTGCTGCCGGTCGGCATGGCCACCGAATGGACCGACCTGAGCTACCAGCAGGCCACCCAGGGCAAGGCCGCGTTCATCGTGTTCCCGGTGGCGATCATGCTGGCCTTCCTCGTGCTGGCCGCGCTGTACGAGAGCTGGTCGCTGCCGCTGGCGGTGATCCTGATCGTGCCGATGACCCTGCTGTCGGCTCTGTTCGGCGTATGGCTGACCGGCGGCGACAACAACGTGTTCGTGCAGGTGGGCCTGGTGGTGCTGATGGGCCTGGCATGCAAGAACGCGATCCTGATCGTCGAGTTCGCCCGTGAGCTGGAGATGGGCGGCAAGGGCATCGTCGAGGCCGCGCTGGAAGCCTGCCGCCTGCGCCTGCGCCCGATCGTGATGACCTCCATTGCGTTCATCGCCGGCACCGTGCCGCTGGTGCTTTCGCACGGTGCGGGTGCCGAGGTGCGCTCGGTGACCGGTATCACGGTGTTCGCCGGCATGCTGGGCGTCACCCTGTTCGGCCTGTTCCTGACCCCGGTGTTCTACGTTGCCCTGCGCAAGTTCGTCACCCGCAACGGCGGTGGCCAGCTGGTGCAGCACGGCGAGCCCACCATTCATCACTGA
- a CDS encoding SDR family oxidoreductase encodes MNTHQNKIALVTGATRGIGAETVRQLAKEGVHTLLAGRKRETAVEQALKLQAEGLPVEALQLDVTDAASIADAVEQVRQRHGRLDILVNNAGIMIENPAQAPSEQSLDTWRRTFDTNVYALVAVTQAFLPLLKQAKAGRIVNVSSILGSQTLHADPGSGIYDFKIPAYNASKAAVNSWTLALAYELRSSPIKVNTVHPGYVKTDMNGGHGEIEIAEGARSSVQMALIGPEGPSGSFTYLGEVLPW; translated from the coding sequence ATGAACACCCATCAGAACAAGATCGCGCTGGTTACCGGCGCTACCCGTGGCATCGGTGCCGAGACCGTGCGTCAGCTGGCGAAGGAAGGCGTGCACACGTTGCTGGCCGGCCGCAAGCGTGAGACGGCGGTGGAGCAGGCACTGAAGCTGCAGGCGGAAGGCCTGCCGGTGGAAGCGCTGCAGCTGGACGTTACCGACGCTGCGAGCATCGCCGACGCGGTCGAGCAGGTGCGCCAGCGTCACGGCCGGCTGGACATCCTGGTCAACAACGCCGGCATCATGATCGAGAACCCGGCACAGGCACCGTCGGAGCAGTCGCTGGATACGTGGCGTCGCACCTTCGACACCAATGTATATGCACTGGTGGCGGTGACCCAGGCGTTCCTGCCGCTGCTGAAGCAGGCCAAGGCCGGGCGCATCGTCAACGTGTCCAGCATCCTCGGCTCGCAGACCCTGCACGCCGACCCGGGTTCGGGCATCTATGACTTCAAGATTCCGGCCTACAACGCCTCCAAGGCGGCGGTGAACAGCTGGACGCTGGCCCTGGCATACGAGCTCCGCAGCTCGCCGATCAAGGTGAACACCGTGCACCCGGGCTACGTCAAGACCGACATGAATGGTGGCCACGGCGAGATCGAGATCGCCGAAGGTGCGCGTTCCAGCGTGCAGATGGCGCTGATCGGCCCTGAAGGCCCGAGTGGCAGCTTCACCTATCTGGGCGAGGTGCTGCCATGGTGA
- a CDS encoding efflux transporter outer membrane subunit produces the protein MVIRTLAVAVSSLVLAGCVTVGPNYKAPQQEPVVLQGAEQPVFSTTSPVASWWAQFDDPVLEELVHGALSSNLDLRVAVARVSQARAVFVESRFDQAPHVTAGGSYDRRKQPDPQLGGQRVFSESYQLGFDAGWELDLFGRKRRAAEAARADLGAEQANLADAQVLVAAEVARNYFELRGTQKRIAVAQHTLVNLRDTQKLTEARWELGAGSELDVQSSRARLKAIEADIPLLEVAETQSRNRLAVLLGQRPEVLADMLAPHEVPAFAKPLPLGDTRELLRQRADVRAAERRLAAATARVGVATADLFPRLSLSGFVGFLGGDANGLVNGSNKAWSLTPSLSWAAFDFGTVRARLRASKAEAEGVAAQYEQTVLLALEDTENALARYSKQQARLAIVVEQAQAARRAESLAQIRYREGSEDFLTLLDAQRTQLAADDALAAAEAEVNVSVVGVYKALGGWGQSPQAPSVAQVN, from the coding sequence ATGGTGATCCGCACCCTGGCGGTGGCCGTTTCCAGCCTCGTGCTGGCCGGCTGTGTCACCGTCGGTCCCAATTACAAGGCGCCCCAGCAGGAGCCTGTCGTCCTGCAGGGCGCGGAGCAGCCGGTGTTCAGCACCACATCGCCCGTTGCCAGCTGGTGGGCGCAGTTCGATGACCCGGTGCTGGAAGAGCTGGTGCACGGCGCACTGTCGAGCAATCTTGACCTGCGCGTGGCCGTGGCGCGTGTCAGCCAGGCGCGGGCGGTGTTCGTCGAAAGCCGCTTCGACCAGGCACCGCACGTGACCGCAGGCGGCAGTTACGACCGCCGCAAGCAACCCGATCCGCAGCTGGGTGGGCAGCGGGTGTTCAGTGAAAGCTACCAGCTCGGCTTCGATGCGGGCTGGGAGCTGGATCTGTTCGGCCGCAAGCGCCGTGCTGCCGAAGCGGCACGCGCCGATCTGGGGGCCGAGCAGGCCAACCTGGCCGATGCGCAGGTACTGGTTGCCGCCGAAGTGGCACGCAACTACTTCGAGCTGCGCGGCACGCAGAAGCGCATCGCCGTGGCCCAGCACACACTGGTCAATCTGCGTGATACGCAGAAGCTGACCGAGGCGCGCTGGGAACTGGGTGCCGGCAGCGAGCTGGATGTGCAGAGCAGCCGTGCCCGGCTGAAGGCGATCGAGGCCGATATTCCCCTGCTGGAAGTGGCCGAGACGCAGTCCCGCAATCGCCTGGCGGTGCTGCTGGGCCAGCGCCCGGAAGTACTGGCCGACATGCTCGCGCCGCATGAGGTGCCGGCGTTCGCCAAGCCGTTGCCGCTGGGCGATACCCGCGAGCTGCTGCGCCAGCGTGCCGACGTGCGTGCGGCCGAGCGGCGGCTCGCAGCCGCCACGGCACGGGTGGGGGTGGCAACGGCCGATCTGTTCCCGCGGTTGTCGCTTTCCGGTTTCGTCGGCTTCCTCGGCGGCGACGCCAATGGCCTGGTCAACGGCAGCAACAAGGCCTGGTCGCTGACGCCGTCGTTGAGCTGGGCAGCCTTCGATTTCGGAACCGTGCGCGCACGTCTGCGTGCCAGCAAGGCCGAGGCCGAGGGCGTTGCCGCGCAGTACGAGCAGACGGTGCTGCTGGCACTGGAAGACACCGAGAACGCGCTGGCACGCTACTCCAAGCAGCAGGCACGGCTGGCGATCGTGGTGGAGCAGGCGCAGGCCGCACGACGAGCCGAGTCGCTGGCGCAGATCCGCTATCGCGAGGGCTCGGAAGACTTCCTGACCCTGCTCGACGCGCAGCGCACCCAGCTGGCCGCCGATGATGCACTGGCGGCCGCCGAGGCGGAGGTCAACGTCAGCGTAGTCGGCGTATACAAGGCGCTGGGTGGTTGGGGCCAGTCCCCGCAGGCGCCGAGCGTGGCACAGGTGAATTGA
- a CDS encoding endonuclease/exonuclease/phosphatase family protein → MLSRFRRPALCALLAFALPAIAWAAAPAPLKVMSFNVRTPADTAPGKRWPDRRDAMVKVILDARPAVIGTQELVQEQADYLAGHLPGYAWFGEGRRGGSGDEHMGVFYDTRVLAVEESGNFWLSDTPEVAGSITWGNLYPRMVTWALFRRLDDGRRFYFMDTHLPYRDEDEPRRVKGAELIGRRVATLPPDLPVVLTGDFNSEPGGGTYATLTRVLQDARTQVASPQGPRLTFHDFTGKATTQLDWVLVRGFRARSFLTDDRRIDGVLPSDHFPLVVELDWPRP, encoded by the coding sequence ATGCTGTCGCGTTTCCGTCGCCCTGCGCTGTGTGCGCTGCTGGCCTTCGCTCTTCCCGCCATCGCCTGGGCGGCGGCCCCTGCGCCGTTGAAGGTGATGTCCTTCAATGTCCGCACCCCGGCCGACACCGCGCCAGGCAAGCGCTGGCCGGATCGCCGCGATGCGATGGTCAAGGTCATCCTGGATGCCCGCCCGGCCGTCATCGGCACCCAGGAGCTGGTACAGGAACAGGCCGACTATCTCGCCGGCCACCTGCCCGGCTACGCGTGGTTCGGTGAAGGACGGCGCGGTGGCAGCGGCGATGAGCACATGGGCGTGTTCTACGACACGCGGGTGCTGGCCGTGGAGGAATCAGGCAACTTCTGGCTGTCCGATACACCGGAGGTCGCCGGCAGCATCACCTGGGGCAACCTGTACCCGCGCATGGTGACCTGGGCCCTGTTCCGTCGCCTTGACGATGGCCGCCGCTTCTACTTCATGGACACCCACCTGCCCTATCGCGACGAAGACGAACCGCGCCGGGTCAAGGGAGCCGAGCTGATCGGCAGGCGGGTGGCGACGCTGCCGCCGGATCTGCCGGTGGTGCTGACGGGCGACTTCAACAGTGAACCCGGGGGCGGAACCTACGCGACGCTCACCCGCGTTCTGCAGGACGCACGCACCCAGGTGGCGTCTCCCCAGGGGCCGCGCCTGACCTTCCATGATTTCACCGGCAAGGCCACCACGCAGCTGGACTGGGTATTGGTGAGAGGCTTCCGTGCGCGCAGCTTCCTGACCGATGACCGTCGCATCGACGGCGTGCTGCCCTCGGATCACTTCCCGCTGGTGGTCGAGCTGGACTGGCCCCGGCCCTGA
- a CDS encoding PA1136 family autoinducer-binding transcriptional regulator, whose protein sequence is MAALVPMLLELEQARSIAGIGALLRSIAAPLGYDRVLVFAAGTGVERGAHRVYWIEGDWLGEGRETDLARYLHACPVNRHVLDSDAPFFWSKRDGVRGARYQVVRHPRGDGLHGLQVPVFGTTGLEGAISFAGTIIDASAPARLLLESAGTAAFRAARRLAEAPAERPLGELSTREREVLRWVAAGRRQAEIAATLGLSARTVENHLRRARQRLGVATTAQAVRAAARRGEIED, encoded by the coding sequence GTGGCCGCGCTGGTGCCCATGCTGCTGGAACTGGAGCAGGCGCGTTCGATCGCCGGGATCGGCGCGCTGCTTCGCTCGATCGCCGCGCCCCTCGGCTACGATCGCGTGCTGGTGTTTGCGGCCGGCACCGGGGTGGAACGCGGCGCACACCGCGTGTACTGGATCGAGGGCGACTGGCTGGGCGAAGGGCGTGAGACCGATCTTGCCCGCTACCTGCATGCCTGCCCGGTCAACCGCCACGTGCTCGACAGCGATGCCCCGTTCTTCTGGAGCAAGCGCGACGGCGTAAGGGGGGCCCGCTACCAGGTGGTCAGGCACCCCCGCGGCGACGGCCTGCATGGCCTGCAGGTACCCGTGTTCGGAACCACGGGGCTGGAAGGGGCGATCAGTTTCGCCGGAACGATCATCGACGCTTCCGCGCCTGCCCGGCTGCTGCTGGAGTCTGCCGGCACAGCAGCATTCCGCGCCGCCCGCCGGCTGGCCGAAGCACCGGCTGAACGCCCCCTGGGCGAACTGAGCACGCGGGAACGCGAGGTTCTGCGTTGGGTCGCAGCCGGCCGGCGCCAGGCGGAGATCGCCGCCACGCTGGGGTTGTCCGCGCGCACCGTGGAGAACCACCTGCGCCGCGCGCGCCAGCGCCTGGGCGTTGCGACGACGGCGCAGGCCGTGCGCGCGGCCGCGCGACGCGGCGAGATCGAAGACTGA
- the hchA gene encoding glyoxalase III HchA — MNTQDLSRQPRPDPAERDAFFPSPWSLSQFTSPTSNLSGADYADARRDGRWKILMIGADERYLPTANGHLFSTGNHPVETLLPMYHLDKAGFDFDVATLSGNAVKFEWWAFPGEDRDIGGLYERYLARFRQPKVLDDIVASLDAASDYAAIFIPGGHGALIGLPESRAVSKALHWAMAQQRYIITLCHGPAALLAAGIDEAGGDSLFRGYRICAFPDAMDRQTPDIGYMPGQLPWFFGEKLAQQGVQIVNEGIDGSVLQDRLLLTGDSPLAGNALGQLAARTLLDALAGR, encoded by the coding sequence ATGAACACCCAGGACCTCAGCCGCCAACCCCGTCCCGATCCGGCCGAGCGCGATGCCTTCTTTCCCTCGCCCTGGTCGCTCTCGCAGTTCACGTCACCCACCAGCAATCTGTCCGGCGCGGACTATGCCGACGCACGCCGGGATGGCCGCTGGAAGATACTGATGATCGGCGCCGATGAGCGCTACCTGCCGACCGCCAACGGCCACCTGTTCTCCACCGGCAATCACCCGGTCGAAACGCTGTTGCCGATGTATCACCTGGACAAGGCCGGCTTCGACTTCGATGTGGCAACCCTGTCCGGCAACGCCGTGAAGTTCGAATGGTGGGCGTTCCCCGGCGAGGACCGCGACATCGGCGGTCTGTACGAACGTTACCTGGCGCGGTTCCGCCAGCCGAAGGTGCTGGACGACATCGTGGCCTCGCTGGACGCGGCGTCGGACTATGCAGCCATCTTCATTCCGGGCGGGCATGGTGCACTGATCGGTCTGCCGGAGAGCCGCGCGGTCAGCAAGGCGCTGCACTGGGCGATGGCGCAGCAGCGCTACATCATCACGCTCTGCCACGGCCCTGCAGCGCTGTTGGCTGCCGGGATCGATGAAGCGGGCGGTGATTCGCTGTTCCGTGGCTACCGCATCTGCGCCTTCCCCGATGCGATGGACCGGCAGACGCCGGACATCGGCTACATGCCCGGGCAACTGCCGTGGTTCTTCGGTGAAAAGCTCGCGCAGCAGGGCGTGCAGATCGTCAACGAGGGTATTGACGGCAGCGTGCTGCAGGATCGCCTGCTGCTGACAGGCGATAGTCCGTTGGCCGGCAATGCACTCGGCCAGTTGGCCGCACGCACCCTGCTGGACGCGCTGGCAGGTCGCTGA